One Corythoichthys intestinalis isolate RoL2023-P3 chromosome 9, ASM3026506v1, whole genome shotgun sequence DNA window includes the following coding sequences:
- the gata1a gene encoding GATA binding protein 1a yields MEDSSDPSTWVSSSILGSDPLAAFSSESSLLPPGEDADAFFSSQDTDYTNLSTFFSNSNQSRTPSTYRNSSIRQVFTSPSLLSNLQLLDGPTNHSLGSPYNPPDTTWTSSPLTKTTLPTSLYTGVSSILTPSRDGYSSPNRETRESPQPQEALKAERMSPLGGSTSCSGFLNLTPAVGSMYTQTSHSHTHMLSPYNPYLTGTQEYTPVNYYNSPSAWINPTYSPKLRNKMRISTPEARECVNCGATATPLWRRDGTGHYLCNACGLYHKMNGQNRPLIRPKKRLIVSKRAGTQCANCHTSTTTLWRRNANGEPVCNACGLYFKLHNVNRPLTMKKDGIQTRNRKVSNKNKKSKKAAMLDPFAEVAQPHSLEDGGPFALGPATLLTYSHTPHLIPGPSPLHSSAPLPYSHHCNPGMVPTLV; encoded by the exons ATGGAAGACTCTTCAGACCCATCTACTTGGGTGTCCTCATCAATATTGGGCTCAGATCCTCTAGCAGCCTTTTCCTCTGAGTCTAGTCTTCTGCCACCAGGCGAAGACGCAGATGCGTTCTTCTCCAGCCAGGACACGGACTACACTAACCTGTCCACCTTCTTCTCCAACTCGAATCAGAGTCGAACACCATCCACCTACAGGAACAGCTCAA TCCGCCAGGTGTTCACCTCCCCGAGTCTCCTCAGCAACCTCCAGTTGCTGGACGGGCCCACCAATCACTCCCTGGGCTCACCGTACAATCCTCCAGACACCACCTGGACCAGCAGCCCTTTGACCAAAACTACACTCCCGACCTCTCTGTACACGGGGGTATCCTCAATTCTCACTCCTTCCAGGGATGGATACTCTTCTCCTAATAGGGAGACCAGGGAAAGTCCTCAGCCACAGGAAGCCCTCAAGGCTGAGCGCATGAGCCCATTAGGAGGGTCGACGTCCTGCAGCGGTTTTCTAAATCTGACCCCTGCTGTCGGAAGCATGTACACACAGACGTCTCACTCGCATACACATATGCTGAGCCCTTACAACCCATACTTAACAGGCACGCAGGAGTACACACCAGTCAACTACTACAACAGCCCCAGTGCCTGGATAAACCCCACGTACTCCCCAAAACTTCGCAACAAAATGAGAATATCCACGCCAG AGGCCAGAGAATGTGTTAACTGTGGAGCTACAGCAACCCCTCTGTGGCGCCGCGACGGCACGGGCCACTACTTGTGTAACGCCTGTGGACTGTACCATAAGATGAATGGCCAGAACAGACCCCTGATCCGACCCAAGAAGAGATTG ATTGTCAGCAAACGTGCTGGCACACAGTGTGCTAACTGTCACACCAGCACGACAACACTGTGGAGGCGCAATGCAAATGGCGAACCTGTGTGCAACGCTTGTGGACTCTACTTTAAACTGCACAAT GTCAACCGACCCCTCACTATGAAAAAAGATGGCATTCAAACTCGCAACAGGAAAGTGTCCAACAAGAACAAGAAGAGTAAGAAGGCAGCCATGCTGGATCCGTTTGCAGAGGTCGCTCAGCCGCATTCACTGGAGGATGGCGGGCCCTTCGCTCTCGGCCCTGCCACTCTTCTGACTTACAGCCACACACCCCACCTCATTCCGGGTCCATCGCCTCTGCACAGCTCTGCTCCCTTACCGTACTCGCACCACTGCAACCCGGGCATGGTGCCCACTTTAGTGTGA
- the adnpa gene encoding activity-dependent neuroprotective protein a produces the protein MYQIPVNDLTKLRKARKQVKIALEDIGLEYCKEAVNEYKDFSPGESIFNETELTDVCVWHRAFSKIQDYRSRSYCCRDCRFSCATYKGYKNHFRHAHKQLFQDSALLNCAYCTFIASKRTLDIHVRVFHKDKLDQKLSRMNAIKQRQLAPNNPNVGPSRSLYFCKKCTYRDSLYSAVRRHIYREHFKQVAAPYLRMVPKSMVPNGAPFNGDSILCKRCKFTTKTYESLVQHVIEYHERIGAQVNAMIGHANVVASNLPSMSQKSSVIINGGSSLAVNSKAQPVIGYLKPTGPGYKSQSSGEAKQPNVKAPPSNVADSKAAGVNTSHTQKWKICTVCNELFPETLYSAHFESAHKARIVWAMAKYIMKIHNFTSKCLLCNRYLPSDSLLNHLLIHGITCPQCHSAFHSVEKLLEHERQAHLNVFVGPPGSAPLTFDLTIKQNVQLNILTFNMKESESKDQSTAPLVTPSIAELQAQARESMLPTDFNGSNKNICPLCCTPMKEDVVNSLAIHLRQRHQVLQTMHPVEKKMTFKCIHCLGVYTSNMVASTITLHLVQCRAVGRKQSIQTSKSALALNSSGLNVLKRPPPPTRVATYSKKIKLSAGPMLQSGPLRRTGTGQLGIDPRVNDEKTFEARKNFLKSYFNHRPYPSPEEQKKLSASLWIWKADICRHFATMQKDCKSQCEKSNPSVLLGFDMEALKKVDHDITFQNISVESTSKGRRAGLKTGIPNMTKNLQSVSSNVKKICTEPILIDSDSDPEVQQTPVAKRNGDTGLHKTESQQLGDSAGTGEKLAADLTQMVEEPIVTAEQSTVTGEELAADSTPTGKEQKATREESPADSTASGEELPTNSTPTGEEPTAMREESPDDSTASGEEPPADSTASGEEPPADSTASGEEPPADSTASGEEPPADSTASGDEPPADSTASGEEPPADSTASGEEPPADSTASGEEPPADSTASGEEPPADSTASGEEPPADSTASGEEPPPDSTARVEESIAMREELTHMGNKSPGVLTPASEKSPTSPEIDEKADSTPTGEKEAVQTEEPSSPN, from the exons ATGTATCAAATTCCTGTCAACGACTTGACAAAACTCAGAAAAGCCAGGAAACAAGTGAAAATTGCACTTGAAGACATTGGATTGGAGTACTGCAAGGAGGCAGTAAAT GAATACAAAGACTTCAGTCCCGGTGAGAGCATTTTTAATGAGACTGAGTTGACTGATGTCTGTGTCTGGCATCGGGCATTTTCCAAAATACAG GACTATCGATCAAGGTCTTATTGCTGCAGGGATTGTCGATTTTCTTGTGCAACCTATAAAGGTTACAAGAATCACTTTCGCCATGCACACAAGCAATTGTTCCAGGATAGCGCTCTTCTCAACTGTGCGTACTGCACATTCATTGCAAGCAAGAGAACGTTGGACATTCATGTTAGGGTATTCCACAAAGACAAATTGGACCAAAAGCTTTCTCGGATGAATGCAATCAAACAGAGACAACTGGCCCCAAACAACCCTAACGTAGGTCCATCAAGGTCTTTGTACTTTTGCAAGAAATGCACTTACCGTGACAGTCTGTACAGTGCTGTGAGACGGCACATCTACCGTGAACATTTTAAGCAGGTTGCCGCACCATATCTGCGTATGGTTCCCAAATCAATGGTTCCAAATGGTGCGCCTTTTAACGGCGACAGCATTCTTTGTAAACGCTGCAAATTTACCACGAAAACCTATGAGTCACTGGTGCAGCATGTGATCGAATACCATGAGCGCATAGGCGCCCAAGTAAATGCTATGATTGGACATGCTAATGTTGTTGCCTCCAATTTGCCATCAATGTCCCAGAAGTCTTCCGTGATTATCAATGGGGGGTCCTCACTCGCTGTCAATTCCAAAGCTCAACCAGTCATTGGCTACTTAAAGCCCACTGGCCCTGGTTATAAAAGTCAGTCTTCTGGTGAAGCCAAACAGCCCAATGTTAAAGCTCCCCCCAGTAATGTGGCTGACAGTAAAGCGGCTGGTGTCAACACATCCCATACACAGAAATGGAAGATATGCACAGTGTGCAATGAGCTCTTTCCCGAGACCCTCTACAGTGCTCATTTTGAAAGTGCACACAAAGCTAGAATAGTGTGGGCAATGGCAAAGTATATTATGAAAATCCACAACTTTACCAGCAAGTGTTTGCTTTGCAACCGCTACCTTCCCAGCGATTCACTGCTTAACCACCTGCTAATACATGGGATCACTTGTCCACAGTGCCACTCTGCTTTCCATAGTGTTGAGAAACTCCTTGAACATGAGCGCCAGGCTcaccttaatgtttttgttggaCCGCCTGGTTCTGCACCGCTAACTTTTGATCTCACCATCAAACAAAATGTACAGCTCAATATTCTCACTTTTAACATGAAAGAATCTGAGAGCAAAGACCAGTCCACTGCTCCTCTTGTGACACCTTCCATTGCAGAATTGCAGGCTCAAGCACGGGAAAGTATGTTACCTACAGATTTCAATGGCTCTAACAAGAACATCTGTCCGCTTTGTTGCACCCCTATGAAAGAAGATGTGGTGAATTCTTTGGCTATTCACCTAAGGCAGCGACATCAGGTGCTCCAAACAATGCATCCAGTTGAAAAGAAGATGACATTCAAATGCATCCACTGCTTGGGCGTGTACACGAGCAACATggtggcttccacaattacactGCATCTCGTCCAGTGCAGAGCGGTAGGAAGAAAGCAGTCCATTCAAACTTCCAAATCAGCCTTGGCACTTAACTCATCAGGATTAAATGTGCTCAAGAGACCACCACCACCGACACGTGTGGCCACGTACTCCAAGAAGATCAAACTTAGCGCAGGGCCAATGCTCCAATCCGGTCCTTTGAGGAGAACTGGTACTGGACAGCTTGGTATTGATCCTAGAGTCAATGACGAAAAGACATTTGAGGCTCGAAAAAATTTCCTTAAATCGTACTTCAATCACAGACCGTACCCTTCCCCTGAAGAACAGAAGAAACTTTCTGCGAGCCTCTGGATATGGAAGGCTGACATCTGTAGACATTTCGCAACAATGCAAAAGGATTGCAAAAGTCAATGTGAGAAATCAAACCCTTCTGTGCTGCTTGGATTTGACATGGAGGCCCTCAAGAAAGTGGACCACGACATAACCTTTCAGAACATCTCTGTTGAAAGCACTTCGAAGGGCAGGCGTGCAGGACTCAAGACTGGTATTCCAAACATGACCAAAAATCTTCAAAGTGTCTCCTCCAATGTGAAGAAAATATGCACAGAGCCCATCCTAATTGATTCGGACAGTGATCCAGAAGTCCAACAGACACCCGTTGCTAAGAGAAATGGTGACACAGGCCTTCACAAGACTGAATCCCAGCAGTTAGGTGACTCGGCGGGAACGGGAGAGAAGCTGGCAGCCGACTTAACACAAATGGTAGAAGAGCCGATAGTGACTGCAGAGCAGTCAACAGTTACGGGAGAGGAGCTGGCAGCCGACTCGACACCGACAGGGAAGGAGCAAAAAGCGACGCGAGAAGAGTCTCCAGCTGACTCGACAGCTTCAGGAGAGGAACTGCCAACCAACTCGACACCGACAGGAGAGGAGCCAACAGCAATGCGAGAGGAGTCTCCAGACGACTCGACAGCGTCAGGAGAGGAACCGCCGGCCGACTCAACAGCGTCAGGAGAGGAACCGCCGGCCGACTCGACAGCGTCAGGAGAGGAACCGCCGGCCGACTCGACAGCGTCAGGAGAGGAACCGCCGGCCGACTCGACAGCGTCAGGAGATGAACCGCCGGCCGACTCCACAGCGTCAGGAGAGGAACCGCCGGCCGACTCGACAGCGTCAGGAGAGGAACCGCCGGCCGACTCGACAGCGTCAGGAGAGGAACCGCCGGCCGACTCGACAGCGTCAGGAGAGGAACCGCCGGCCGACTCGACTGCGTCAGGAGAGGAACCGCCGGCTGACTCGACTGCGTCAGGAGAAGAACCGCCACCCGATTCGACTGCGAGGGTAGAGGAGTCGATAGCAATGAGAGAGGAGTTGACACATATGGGAAACAAGTCTCCAGGTGTCTTGACTCCGGCGAGCGAGAAGTCGCCAACCTCACCAGAAATCGATGAGAAGGCCGACTCGACACCGACAGGAGAGAAGGAAGCTGTACAAACAGAAGAACCCTCAAGCCCCAATTAA